AAGTCATTTCCGGAGTAAAGGAAGGGGAACGAGTCGTCGCCGAATCCACCTTTTTAATCGATTCCGAAGCGAAAATCCGTTTCGGGAATAACGCTCATAATCATTAAGGTTGTAAATTCCCCATGATTCAGAATATCATTCGTTTTTCGGCTCATAATAAATTTCTTATACTTCTTTTTACGTTAGGAATCCTTGTCGCTTCGTATGTTTCGATGAAAACGATTCCGTTGGACGCGATTCCCGATCTTTCGGACACTCAGGTTATCGTATATTCTAGGTGGGACCGAAGTCCGGATATCATAGAGGACCAAGTAACGTATCCGATCATAACCTCCTTACTGGGGGCGCCTAAGATTAAAGTAGTGCGAGGATTTTCCGATTTCGGATTTTCCTATGTTTACGTGATTTTTCAGGACGGTACCGATATCTATTGGGCTCGTTCCAGAGTTCTGGAATATCTATCCAGAATCCAATCCCAACTTCCTGCAGGCGTGAAAACCGAATTGGGACCGGACGCCAGTGCGGTCGGGTGGGTGTTCCAGTATGCCTTAGTCGATACGACCGGAAATAATTCACTCGCCGATTTAAGAACCTACCAGGATTTCCATCTAAGATACTTGCTGAATTCGGTGCCGGGAGTTTCGGAGGTCGCAGGAATCGGCGGATTCAAAAAACAGTACCAAATCACCATCAACCCGAACGCTCTTCGTTCCTATAATATAGGATTCGAAACGTTGGTTCAGAAAATACGGGAAAGCAATCAAGAAACGGGAGGAAGACTCCTCGAAATTTCCGGCGCCGAATATATGGTTCGGGGGCGAGGGTATTTAAAATCGCTGACCGACATAGAGAATATTCCTTTATCAACGGACATTAATGGAACGCCGGTACTTTTAAGGAATATAGCCTCCGTACAATTCGGACCCGATATTCGAAGGGGAATCGCCGACCTAAACGGGGAAGGGGATGTGGTCGGCGGAACGATCGTGATGAGACACGGTGAGAATGCGCTTTCGGTCATCGAGAGGGTTAAGGCCAAAATCAACGATATCAAGGCGAGCCTTCCCGTCGGGGCCGAGATCGTAACCACGTATGATCGATCGGAATTGATCGATCATGCGATTTCTAACCTGAAATTTAAACTAATGGAGGAGATGCTCATCGTTTCTCTGGTGATTCTCGTTTTTCTTTGGCACTTCCCGTCGGCAATCATCCCCATACTTACTATACCGATCTCCGTCATCGTAGCATTTATTCCGATGAATCTTTTGGATGTTAACGCAAATATAATGTCCTTGGCGGGGATGGCGATCTCCATCGGCGTACTAGTGGACGGAGCGATCGTCGAGGTGGAAAACGCGTATAAGAAATTGGAGGAGTGGGAATCGGGAGGAAGAAAAGGCGACTATCATATGGTTCGTCTAGAAGCTTTGCTAGAGGTCGGTCCGTCCGTATTCTTTTCCTTATTAGTCATTGCGGTGGCATTCTTCCCGATCTTCACTCTGGTGGATCAGGAAGGTAGACTCTTTCGTCCATTAGCTTATTCTAAGAATATCGCTATGGCAGTGGCGGCTCTGCTTGCGATTACGCTCGATCCCGCCTTTCGAATGCTATTTACACGAATGGAGCCGTTTCGGTTCAAGAGCGCATTGCTTTCGAAGGTTGCAACCGCGTTGTTCGTAGGAAAATATTATCCGGAAGAAAAGCATCCGGTAAGCAAGATTCTTTTCCGACTTTACGGGCCGGCTTGTCATTGGGTCTTAGAAAGACCCAAAACCGTTATCGCTTCGGCGCTGGCTTTGGTTTTTTTGACGATTCCCGTCTATTTGAGTTTGGGATCGGAGTTCATGCCCCAACTTTATGAAGAATCCCTTTTATACATGCCCACAACGCTTCCCGGTATCTCCGTAGCCGAAGCGGAAAAACTGATGGTGGCGATGGATAAAAAGATCAAATCGTTTCCCGAGGTAAAAAGAGTATTCGGAAAAGCGGGAAGATCCGATACCGCGACGGATTCCGCTCCCTTTTCAATGATGGAGACGGTGATTCTACTAAAGCCTCAGGACGAATGGAGGACAGCGAATCGATTTTATTCCGATTGGCCGCGAATTCTACAACTCCCGTTTTTACCTTTCGTAAACGAACGATTGAGCAAGGACGAACTTATCGAACTGATGAACCGAGAGATGCAATTTCCCGGAGCGACGAACGCTTGGACGATGCCTATAAAAACTCGGATCGATATGTTAAGTACCGGGATGAGAACTCCGATCGGAATCAAGGTCCTCGGTTCTTCCCTGGATGAAATTGAAAAGATAGGAATTCAAATCGAAACTTTGCTCAAAACGAATCAGGACGTGAGAAGCGTCTTTGCGGAAAGGACGGCAGGAGGCTACTTTTTGGATCTGGAACTGAAACGGGAAAAATTGGCCAGATACAATATTTCCGTCGATGCCGCCCAACAAATCATAGTAGCGGCTATCGGCGGAGAGCAGGTAACTCAAACGGTAGAGGGACGGGAACGATTTTCCGTGAACGTCCGCTATCCCCGCGAACTGAGAGATTCTGTGGAGAAAATACGATCGATTCTGGTTCCGACTCAGGAATTCGGCCATATCCCGATCGGAGAAATCGCAGATATCAAAACTAAAACCGGACCGTCCATGATTCGGGATGAGAACGGATTTTTAGCCGGGTATGTCTATGTGGATCCTTCCACGTCCGACATCGGAGGCTTCGTAGATCAGGCAAAAAGAAAGGTTTCCGAATCGATCCGGCTCCCACCCGGCTATTCGATCCTTTGGAGCGGTCAGTACGAAAATATGCTGAGAGTTCGGGAAAGAATGAAATACATTTTACCGCTAACTATCTTTATTATTTTTCTACTATTGTATTTTAATACGAAATCGTACGCGAAAACTATAATCGTTCTCCTAGCGGTTCCGTTTTCATTGATCGGCGCGGTGGGATTATTGTACGTCTTGGATTATCATGTTTCGGTCGCGGTCTGGGTCGGCATGATCGCATTGATGGGCTTGGACGCCGAGACGGGAGTTTTTATGCTGCTCTATTTGGATCTTTCCTACGAATCCGCCGAACGAAAAGGGATGGTTCGAACTCGGGAAGACCGCATAAACGCGATCATACACGGAGCCGTCCATAGGGTTCGCCCCAAAATCATGACCGTCCTGGCTGCGATGATGGGTTTACTTCCGATCATGTGGTCCAACGGGACGGGTTCGGACGTAATGAAACGAATCGCGGCGCCCATGGTCGGCGGGCTTGCCACGAGCTTCCTACTGGAGCTTCTAGTATATCCGCCTATTTACTTATTATGGAAAGAAGGGAAACTCGTCTTTGGACAATCTCTACCGATCGTTTCCAAATTTTTCGACCGAACCGAATCTAAGAAAAAAGACGTTCTAATAACGCAGGTAAAATCGGAAAGTGAAACATTGAATGAAGCGGATTCTTACGAAGATGAAATTCGAAAGACGGCTCAAATCAGAGGAAAGAAGCTTAAAAAAAAGACACTTTCCTAGACTCATTCGTATTCTTGGAGATTTAGGTCGGATGGAAATGAGATACAGTTTCGATTCGGACACTCGAGCCGAGACCACTTGTCAAAAAAATACGCAATAAAGAAATTACGTTTCTCTTAATCGTTTTTTGCGACGCAAAAGACGATTAAGAATTCAAATGTTAAGCGAACAAAATTTTCATCTTGATCAAGGGAATCCTCATTCGTATAATGTGGTTAATTCGGTATTAATTGCCGAGAAAATGTTTAGAAAGCCCGTGGAGACACTATGAAAAAAATATTCGCAACCATCCTATTGTCGGCAATCATTCCGACGATCGGCGTTTATGCATTCAGCGATTTGGAAAAACTTCTGATCGCGGAAGCGACCACACCCGAGTTAAAGAAAATAGCGAAAGATTATTTCCTCAGAAAAGCTCAGGATCAAAAGGAGCTGGCCGAAAAATATAAAACCTTAAGCAACCTGAATCGGGGCGGTAAGTCGACTGCTGAAGACGCAGACAGAAAGAAGTACAAACAACTTTCCGAGCAAGTCGCCCAAGAGGCCGAAAAAT
The Leptospira inadai serovar Lyme str. 10 genome window above contains:
- a CDS encoding efflux RND transporter permease subunit: MIQNIIRFSAHNKFLILLFTLGILVASYVSMKTIPLDAIPDLSDTQVIVYSRWDRSPDIIEDQVTYPIITSLLGAPKIKVVRGFSDFGFSYVYVIFQDGTDIYWARSRVLEYLSRIQSQLPAGVKTELGPDASAVGWVFQYALVDTTGNNSLADLRTYQDFHLRYLLNSVPGVSEVAGIGGFKKQYQITINPNALRSYNIGFETLVQKIRESNQETGGRLLEISGAEYMVRGRGYLKSLTDIENIPLSTDINGTPVLLRNIASVQFGPDIRRGIADLNGEGDVVGGTIVMRHGENALSVIERVKAKINDIKASLPVGAEIVTTYDRSELIDHAISNLKFKLMEEMLIVSLVILVFLWHFPSAIIPILTIPISVIVAFIPMNLLDVNANIMSLAGMAISIGVLVDGAIVEVENAYKKLEEWESGGRKGDYHMVRLEALLEVGPSVFFSLLVIAVAFFPIFTLVDQEGRLFRPLAYSKNIAMAVAALLAITLDPAFRMLFTRMEPFRFKSALLSKVATALFVGKYYPEEKHPVSKILFRLYGPACHWVLERPKTVIASALALVFLTIPVYLSLGSEFMPQLYEESLLYMPTTLPGISVAEAEKLMVAMDKKIKSFPEVKRVFGKAGRSDTATDSAPFSMMETVILLKPQDEWRTANRFYSDWPRILQLPFLPFVNERLSKDELIELMNREMQFPGATNAWTMPIKTRIDMLSTGMRTPIGIKVLGSSLDEIEKIGIQIETLLKTNQDVRSVFAERTAGGYFLDLELKREKLARYNISVDAAQQIIVAAIGGEQVTQTVEGRERFSVNVRYPRELRDSVEKIRSILVPTQEFGHIPIGEIADIKTKTGPSMIRDENGFLAGYVYVDPSTSDIGGFVDQAKRKVSESIRLPPGYSILWSGQYENMLRVRERMKYILPLTIFIIFLLLYFNTKSYAKTIIVLLAVPFSLIGAVGLLYVLDYHVSVAVWVGMIALMGLDAETGVFMLLYLDLSYESAERKGMVRTREDRINAIIHGAVHRVRPKIMTVLAAMMGLLPIMWSNGTGSDVMKRIAAPMVGGLATSFLLELLVYPPIYLLWKEGKLVFGQSLPIVSKFFDRTESKKKDVLITQVKSESETLNEADSYEDEIRKTAQIRGKKLKKKTLS